In Passer domesticus isolate bPasDom1 chromosome 1, bPasDom1.hap1, whole genome shotgun sequence, one DNA window encodes the following:
- the KLHL38 gene encoding kelch-like protein 38 isoform X2 yields MEEGCTEEFLFKDQDFSSELLRQLNALRQSRMLTDVTLCSGGFEIPCHRNVLASSSPYFKAMFCNNFRESHQPKVILKGIDADILDQIILYVYTGEILISTENVLCLFETASMLQYTKLFEACSTYLQDKLTPDNCLSMIRLAKILNCQSLNKKAKAMALKYFPVVASSEDLKDLCPMELIDYLGDDELCGEEEQVFEALMVWIRHDLQARQGYMQELFKKVRLQYVHPTFLFHFIANDSLVQASPTCRSILESARRHMFSLYSTNTPDIKPMMHVPRRYSNQEFLIIIGGRKDSQQTTRDVLLYDDKTNQWLSLAKLPMRLYKASAVSLHSNIFVLGGMPVSNKKSLVSGNIYIYSLKLNQWRLIEHMLVPRYSHRSLAYKNYILSFGGIGENQEILNSVERYDSVYNTCEIMANMPVAVLHPAVAAKDQRVYLFGGEDIMQNPVRLIQVYHVSRNTWFRMETRVVKNVCAPAVVIGDQIIIVGGRCLTSDNVIKDLDSLDCYDPETDTWTPKGKLPHKLFDHGCLTLQCVPCSNLL; encoded by the exons ATGGAAGAGGGATGCACTGAAGAGTTTCTCTTCAAAGACCAGGACTTCTCCTCTGAactgctgaggcagctgaatGCTCTGCGACAGAGCAGGATGCTGACCGATGTTACCCTCTGCTCCGGGGGCTTTGAAATCCCCTGTCACCGAAATGTGCTGGCTTCCAGCAGCCCATACTTCAAGGCAATGTTCTGTAACAACTTCAGGGAGAGTCACCAGCCTAAAGTCATTCTAAAGGGCATCGACGCTGATATTTTGGATCAGATTATCCTTTATGTTTACACTGGAGAGATTCTAATATCCACTGAGAATGTCTTGTGCCTCTTTGAGACTGCGTCCATGCTGCAGTACACTAAGCTGTTTGAGGCCTGCTCTACCTACCTCCAAGACAAGCTGACCCCTGACAACTGTCTGAGCATGATCAGACTGGCAAAAATCTTGAACTGCCAAAGCTTGAATAAGAAAGCCAAGGCTatggctttgaaatattttcctgtggTGGCCTCTTCTGAGGACCTGAAGGACCTCTGTCCCATGGAGCTCATAGATTACCTGGGGGATGATGAActctgtggggaggaggagcaggtcTTTGAGGCACTAATGGTCTGGATCCGGCACGACCTCCAGGCACGACAAGGCTACATGCAAGAGTTGTTCAAGAAGGTCCGGCTTCAGTACGTCCATCCAACTTTCCTGTTCCATTTCATTGCTAATGACTCACTCGTTCAGGCCTCACCCACTTGCAGGAGCATCCTGGAGTCAGCCCGGAGACACATGTTTTCCTTGTACAGCACCAACACGCCTGATATCAAACCCATGATGCATGTTCCTCGCAGGTACTCCAACCAGGAGTTCCTCATCATCATTGGTGGCAGGAAGGACAGCCAGCAGACAACGAGGGATGTCCTGCTTTATGATGACAAGACGAACCAATGGCTGAGCCTGGCCAAACTTCCCATGCGCCTCTACAAAGCCTCTGCAGTGAGTTTACACAGCAATATTTTTGTGCTCGGAGGGATGCCTGTTAGCAATAAGAAAAGTCTGGTCAGTGGTAATATTTACATTTACTCCCTCAAACTCAATCAGTGGAGGTTGATTGAGCACATGCTAGTTCCACGTTACTCCCACAGAAGCCTGgcatataaaaattatattttatcatTCGGTGGAATTGGCGAAAACCAGGAAATCCTGAATTCTGTGGAAAGATATGATAGTGTCTACAACACCTGTGAGATCATGGCAAACATGCCTGTTGCCGTCCTTCACCCTGCTGTTGCTGCCAAAGATCAGAGGGTTTACCTCTTTGGGGGAGAAGATATAATGCAAAACCCTGTTCGGCTCATCCAG gttTACCACGTCTCCAGGAATACGTGGTTTCGTATGGAGACCAGGGTAGTGAAGAATGTCTGTGCACCAGCTGTTGTGATTGGAGACCAGATTATCATCGTAG GAGGACGATGTCTCACCTCAGACAATGTCATCAAGGACCTGGATTCCTTGGACTGCTATGATCCAGAGACTGACACGTGGACACCAAAGGGAAAACTGCCGCACAAACTCTTTGACCATGGGTGCCTGACACTCCAGTGTGTCCCCTGTTCTAACCTTCTCTAA
- the KLHL38 gene encoding kelch-like protein 38 isoform X5 gives MEEGCTEEFLFKDQDFSSELLRQLNALRQSRMLTDVTLCSGGFEIPCHRNVLASSSPYFKAMFCNNFRESHQPKVILKGIDADILDQIILYVYTGEILISTENVLCLFETASMLQYTKLFEACSTYLQDKLTPDNCLSMIRLAKILNCQSLNKKAKAMALKYFPVVASSEDLKDLCPMELIDYLGDDELCGEEEQVFEALMVWIRHDLQARQGYMQELFKKVRLQYVHPTFLFHFIANDSLVQASPTCRSILESARRHMFSLYSTNTPDIKPMMHVPRRYSNQEFLIIIGGRKDSQQTTRDVLLYDDKTNQWLSLAKLPMRLYKASAVYHVSRNTWFRMETRVVKNVCAPAVVIGDQIIIVGGYTRRIIAYDTKGNKFVKCADMKDRRMHHGATVIKNKLYVTGGRCLTSDNVIKDLDSLDCYDPETDTWTPKGKLPHKLFDHGCLTLQCVPCSNLL, from the exons ATGGAAGAGGGATGCACTGAAGAGTTTCTCTTCAAAGACCAGGACTTCTCCTCTGAactgctgaggcagctgaatGCTCTGCGACAGAGCAGGATGCTGACCGATGTTACCCTCTGCTCCGGGGGCTTTGAAATCCCCTGTCACCGAAATGTGCTGGCTTCCAGCAGCCCATACTTCAAGGCAATGTTCTGTAACAACTTCAGGGAGAGTCACCAGCCTAAAGTCATTCTAAAGGGCATCGACGCTGATATTTTGGATCAGATTATCCTTTATGTTTACACTGGAGAGATTCTAATATCCACTGAGAATGTCTTGTGCCTCTTTGAGACTGCGTCCATGCTGCAGTACACTAAGCTGTTTGAGGCCTGCTCTACCTACCTCCAAGACAAGCTGACCCCTGACAACTGTCTGAGCATGATCAGACTGGCAAAAATCTTGAACTGCCAAAGCTTGAATAAGAAAGCCAAGGCTatggctttgaaatattttcctgtggTGGCCTCTTCTGAGGACCTGAAGGACCTCTGTCCCATGGAGCTCATAGATTACCTGGGGGATGATGAActctgtggggaggaggagcaggtcTTTGAGGCACTAATGGTCTGGATCCGGCACGACCTCCAGGCACGACAAGGCTACATGCAAGAGTTGTTCAAGAAGGTCCGGCTTCAGTACGTCCATCCAACTTTCCTGTTCCATTTCATTGCTAATGACTCACTCGTTCAGGCCTCACCCACTTGCAGGAGCATCCTGGAGTCAGCCCGGAGACACATGTTTTCCTTGTACAGCACCAACACGCCTGATATCAAACCCATGATGCATGTTCCTCGCAGGTACTCCAACCAGGAGTTCCTCATCATCATTGGTGGCAGGAAGGACAGCCAGCAGACAACGAGGGATGTCCTGCTTTATGATGACAAGACGAACCAATGGCTGAGCCTGGCCAAACTTCCCATGCGCCTCTACAAAGCCTCTGCA gttTACCACGTCTCCAGGAATACGTGGTTTCGTATGGAGACCAGGGTAGTGAAGAATGTCTGTGCACCAGCTGTTGTGATTGGAGACCAGATTATCATCGTAGGTG GGTACACCCGGAGAATAATTGCTTATGATACAAAAGGCAACAAGTTTGTTAAATGTGCAGACATGAAGGACAGACGAATGCACCATGGGGCCACTGTAATCAAGAACAAGCTGTATGTCACAGGAGGACGATGTCTCACCTCAGACAATGTCATCAAGGACCTGGATTCCTTGGACTGCTATGATCCAGAGACTGACACGTGGACACCAAAGGGAAAACTGCCGCACAAACTCTTTGACCATGGGTGCCTGACACTCCAGTGTGTCCCCTGTTCTAACCTTCTCTAA
- the KLHL38 gene encoding kelch-like protein 38 isoform X1 → MEEGCTEEFLFKDQDFSSELLRQLNALRQSRMLTDVTLCSGGFEIPCHRNVLASSSPYFKAMFCNNFRESHQPKVILKGIDADILDQIILYVYTGEILISTENVLCLFETASMLQYTKLFEACSTYLQDKLTPDNCLSMIRLAKILNCQSLNKKAKAMALKYFPVVASSEDLKDLCPMELIDYLGDDELCGEEEQVFEALMVWIRHDLQARQGYMQELFKKVRLQYVHPTFLFHFIANDSLVQASPTCRSILESARRHMFSLYSTNTPDIKPMMHVPRRYSNQEFLIIIGGRKDSQQTTRDVLLYDDKTNQWLSLAKLPMRLYKASAVSLHSNIFVLGGMPVSNKKSLVSGNIYIYSLKLNQWRLIEHMLVPRYSHRSLAYKNYILSFGGIGENQEILNSVERYDSVYNTCEIMANMPVAVLHPAVAAKDQRVYLFGGEDIMQNPVRLIQVYHVSRNTWFRMETRVVKNVCAPAVVIGDQIIIVGGYTRRIIAYDTKGNKFVKCADMKDRRMHHGATVIKNKLYVTGGRCLTSDNVIKDLDSLDCYDPETDTWTPKGKLPHKLFDHGCLTLQCVPCSNLL, encoded by the exons ATGGAAGAGGGATGCACTGAAGAGTTTCTCTTCAAAGACCAGGACTTCTCCTCTGAactgctgaggcagctgaatGCTCTGCGACAGAGCAGGATGCTGACCGATGTTACCCTCTGCTCCGGGGGCTTTGAAATCCCCTGTCACCGAAATGTGCTGGCTTCCAGCAGCCCATACTTCAAGGCAATGTTCTGTAACAACTTCAGGGAGAGTCACCAGCCTAAAGTCATTCTAAAGGGCATCGACGCTGATATTTTGGATCAGATTATCCTTTATGTTTACACTGGAGAGATTCTAATATCCACTGAGAATGTCTTGTGCCTCTTTGAGACTGCGTCCATGCTGCAGTACACTAAGCTGTTTGAGGCCTGCTCTACCTACCTCCAAGACAAGCTGACCCCTGACAACTGTCTGAGCATGATCAGACTGGCAAAAATCTTGAACTGCCAAAGCTTGAATAAGAAAGCCAAGGCTatggctttgaaatattttcctgtggTGGCCTCTTCTGAGGACCTGAAGGACCTCTGTCCCATGGAGCTCATAGATTACCTGGGGGATGATGAActctgtggggaggaggagcaggtcTTTGAGGCACTAATGGTCTGGATCCGGCACGACCTCCAGGCACGACAAGGCTACATGCAAGAGTTGTTCAAGAAGGTCCGGCTTCAGTACGTCCATCCAACTTTCCTGTTCCATTTCATTGCTAATGACTCACTCGTTCAGGCCTCACCCACTTGCAGGAGCATCCTGGAGTCAGCCCGGAGACACATGTTTTCCTTGTACAGCACCAACACGCCTGATATCAAACCCATGATGCATGTTCCTCGCAGGTACTCCAACCAGGAGTTCCTCATCATCATTGGTGGCAGGAAGGACAGCCAGCAGACAACGAGGGATGTCCTGCTTTATGATGACAAGACGAACCAATGGCTGAGCCTGGCCAAACTTCCCATGCGCCTCTACAAAGCCTCTGCAGTGAGTTTACACAGCAATATTTTTGTGCTCGGAGGGATGCCTGTTAGCAATAAGAAAAGTCTGGTCAGTGGTAATATTTACATTTACTCCCTCAAACTCAATCAGTGGAGGTTGATTGAGCACATGCTAGTTCCACGTTACTCCCACAGAAGCCTGgcatataaaaattatattttatcatTCGGTGGAATTGGCGAAAACCAGGAAATCCTGAATTCTGTGGAAAGATATGATAGTGTCTACAACACCTGTGAGATCATGGCAAACATGCCTGTTGCCGTCCTTCACCCTGCTGTTGCTGCCAAAGATCAGAGGGTTTACCTCTTTGGGGGAGAAGATATAATGCAAAACCCTGTTCGGCTCATCCAG gttTACCACGTCTCCAGGAATACGTGGTTTCGTATGGAGACCAGGGTAGTGAAGAATGTCTGTGCACCAGCTGTTGTGATTGGAGACCAGATTATCATCGTAGGTG GGTACACCCGGAGAATAATTGCTTATGATACAAAAGGCAACAAGTTTGTTAAATGTGCAGACATGAAGGACAGACGAATGCACCATGGGGCCACTGTAATCAAGAACAAGCTGTATGTCACAGGAGGACGATGTCTCACCTCAGACAATGTCATCAAGGACCTGGATTCCTTGGACTGCTATGATCCAGAGACTGACACGTGGACACCAAAGGGAAAACTGCCGCACAAACTCTTTGACCATGGGTGCCTGACACTCCAGTGTGTCCCCTGTTCTAACCTTCTCTAA
- the KLHL38 gene encoding kelch-like protein 38 isoform X3, whose amino-acid sequence MEEGCTEEFLFKDQDFSSELLRQLNALRQSRMLTDVTLCSGGFEIPCHRNVLASSSPYFKAMFCNNFRESHQPKVILKGIDADILDQIILYVYTGEILISTENVLCLFETASMLQYTKLFEACSTYLQDKLTPDNCLSMIRLAKILNCQSLNKKAKAMALKYFPVVASSEDLKDLCPMELIDYLGDDELCGEEEQVFEALMVWIRHDLQARQGYMQELFKKVRLQYVHPTFLFHFIANDSLVQASPTCRSILESARRHMFSLYSTNTPDIKPMMHVPRRYSNQEFLIIIGGRKDSQQTTRDVLLYDDKTNQWLSLAKLPMRLYKASAVSLHSNIFVLGGMPVSNKKSLVSGNIYIYSLKLNQWRLIEHMLVPRYSHRSLAYKNYILSFGGIGENQEILNSVERYDSVYNTCEIMANMPVAVLHPAVAAKDQRVYLFGGEDIMQNPVRLIQVYHVSRNTWFRMETRVVKNVCAPAVVIGDQIIIVGDWLPDAWALWYSSSLGCQGATRQDENRQERKIGSQAFL is encoded by the exons ATGGAAGAGGGATGCACTGAAGAGTTTCTCTTCAAAGACCAGGACTTCTCCTCTGAactgctgaggcagctgaatGCTCTGCGACAGAGCAGGATGCTGACCGATGTTACCCTCTGCTCCGGGGGCTTTGAAATCCCCTGTCACCGAAATGTGCTGGCTTCCAGCAGCCCATACTTCAAGGCAATGTTCTGTAACAACTTCAGGGAGAGTCACCAGCCTAAAGTCATTCTAAAGGGCATCGACGCTGATATTTTGGATCAGATTATCCTTTATGTTTACACTGGAGAGATTCTAATATCCACTGAGAATGTCTTGTGCCTCTTTGAGACTGCGTCCATGCTGCAGTACACTAAGCTGTTTGAGGCCTGCTCTACCTACCTCCAAGACAAGCTGACCCCTGACAACTGTCTGAGCATGATCAGACTGGCAAAAATCTTGAACTGCCAAAGCTTGAATAAGAAAGCCAAGGCTatggctttgaaatattttcctgtggTGGCCTCTTCTGAGGACCTGAAGGACCTCTGTCCCATGGAGCTCATAGATTACCTGGGGGATGATGAActctgtggggaggaggagcaggtcTTTGAGGCACTAATGGTCTGGATCCGGCACGACCTCCAGGCACGACAAGGCTACATGCAAGAGTTGTTCAAGAAGGTCCGGCTTCAGTACGTCCATCCAACTTTCCTGTTCCATTTCATTGCTAATGACTCACTCGTTCAGGCCTCACCCACTTGCAGGAGCATCCTGGAGTCAGCCCGGAGACACATGTTTTCCTTGTACAGCACCAACACGCCTGATATCAAACCCATGATGCATGTTCCTCGCAGGTACTCCAACCAGGAGTTCCTCATCATCATTGGTGGCAGGAAGGACAGCCAGCAGACAACGAGGGATGTCCTGCTTTATGATGACAAGACGAACCAATGGCTGAGCCTGGCCAAACTTCCCATGCGCCTCTACAAAGCCTCTGCAGTGAGTTTACACAGCAATATTTTTGTGCTCGGAGGGATGCCTGTTAGCAATAAGAAAAGTCTGGTCAGTGGTAATATTTACATTTACTCCCTCAAACTCAATCAGTGGAGGTTGATTGAGCACATGCTAGTTCCACGTTACTCCCACAGAAGCCTGgcatataaaaattatattttatcatTCGGTGGAATTGGCGAAAACCAGGAAATCCTGAATTCTGTGGAAAGATATGATAGTGTCTACAACACCTGTGAGATCATGGCAAACATGCCTGTTGCCGTCCTTCACCCTGCTGTTGCTGCCAAAGATCAGAGGGTTTACCTCTTTGGGGGAGAAGATATAATGCAAAACCCTGTTCGGCTCATCCAG gttTACCACGTCTCCAGGAATACGTGGTTTCGTATGGAGACCAGGGTAGTGAAGAATGTCTGTGCACCAGCTGTTGTGATTGGAGACCAGATTATCATCGTAGGTG ATTGGTTGCCTGATGCATGGGCTTTGTGGTACTCATCAAGCCTTGGCTGCCAAGGTGCTACAAGACAGGATGAGAACAGACAGGAAAGGAAGATAGGCAGCCAGGCATTCCTCTGA
- the KLHL38 gene encoding kelch-like protein 38 isoform X4, whose translation MEEGCTEEFLFKDQDFSSELLRQLNALRQSRMLTDVTLCSGGFEIPCHRNVLASSSPYFKAMFCNNFRESHQPKVILKGIDADILDQIILYVYTGEILISTENVLCLFETASMLQYTKLFEACSTYLQDKLTPDNCLSMIRLAKILNCQSLNKKAKAMALKYFPVVASSEDLKDLCPMELIDYLGDDELCGEEEQVFEALMVWIRHDLQARQGYMQELFKKVRLQYVHPTFLFHFIANDSLVQASPTCRSILESARRHMFSLYSTNTPDIKPMMHVPRRYSNQEFLIIIGGRKDSQQTTRDVLLYDDKTNQWLSLAKLPMRLYKASAVSLHSNIFVLGGMPVSNKKSLVSGNIYIYSLKLNQWRLIEHMLVPRYSHRSLAYKNYILSFGGIGENQEILNSVERYDSVYNTCEIMANMPVAVLHPAVAAKDQRVYLFGGEDIMQNPVRLIQVYHVSRNTWFRMETRVVKNVCAPAVVIGDQIIIVGAA comes from the exons ATGGAAGAGGGATGCACTGAAGAGTTTCTCTTCAAAGACCAGGACTTCTCCTCTGAactgctgaggcagctgaatGCTCTGCGACAGAGCAGGATGCTGACCGATGTTACCCTCTGCTCCGGGGGCTTTGAAATCCCCTGTCACCGAAATGTGCTGGCTTCCAGCAGCCCATACTTCAAGGCAATGTTCTGTAACAACTTCAGGGAGAGTCACCAGCCTAAAGTCATTCTAAAGGGCATCGACGCTGATATTTTGGATCAGATTATCCTTTATGTTTACACTGGAGAGATTCTAATATCCACTGAGAATGTCTTGTGCCTCTTTGAGACTGCGTCCATGCTGCAGTACACTAAGCTGTTTGAGGCCTGCTCTACCTACCTCCAAGACAAGCTGACCCCTGACAACTGTCTGAGCATGATCAGACTGGCAAAAATCTTGAACTGCCAAAGCTTGAATAAGAAAGCCAAGGCTatggctttgaaatattttcctgtggTGGCCTCTTCTGAGGACCTGAAGGACCTCTGTCCCATGGAGCTCATAGATTACCTGGGGGATGATGAActctgtggggaggaggagcaggtcTTTGAGGCACTAATGGTCTGGATCCGGCACGACCTCCAGGCACGACAAGGCTACATGCAAGAGTTGTTCAAGAAGGTCCGGCTTCAGTACGTCCATCCAACTTTCCTGTTCCATTTCATTGCTAATGACTCACTCGTTCAGGCCTCACCCACTTGCAGGAGCATCCTGGAGTCAGCCCGGAGACACATGTTTTCCTTGTACAGCACCAACACGCCTGATATCAAACCCATGATGCATGTTCCTCGCAGGTACTCCAACCAGGAGTTCCTCATCATCATTGGTGGCAGGAAGGACAGCCAGCAGACAACGAGGGATGTCCTGCTTTATGATGACAAGACGAACCAATGGCTGAGCCTGGCCAAACTTCCCATGCGCCTCTACAAAGCCTCTGCAGTGAGTTTACACAGCAATATTTTTGTGCTCGGAGGGATGCCTGTTAGCAATAAGAAAAGTCTGGTCAGTGGTAATATTTACATTTACTCCCTCAAACTCAATCAGTGGAGGTTGATTGAGCACATGCTAGTTCCACGTTACTCCCACAGAAGCCTGgcatataaaaattatattttatcatTCGGTGGAATTGGCGAAAACCAGGAAATCCTGAATTCTGTGGAAAGATATGATAGTGTCTACAACACCTGTGAGATCATGGCAAACATGCCTGTTGCCGTCCTTCACCCTGCTGTTGCTGCCAAAGATCAGAGGGTTTACCTCTTTGGGGGAGAAGATATAATGCAAAACCCTGTTCGGCTCATCCAG gttTACCACGTCTCCAGGAATACGTGGTTTCGTATGGAGACCAGGGTAGTGAAGAATGTCTGTGCACCAGCTGTTGTGATTGGAGACCAGATTATCATCGTAGGTG